A genomic stretch from Vibrio coralliilyticus includes:
- a CDS encoding TRAP transporter permease: protein MSKTTSPSQDVQEMVAQADTGARAPLGIPGRILWFVPLCWSLFQLWYASPLPFIFDFGVLNDTEARSIHLMFAVFLAFTAYPALKSSPRDKIPALDWLLALAGSFSAAYIYIFYTELAGRSGAPTTLDIVVAVTGMVLLLEATRRALGPPLMVVAAVFLLYTFGGPYMPDVIAHKGASLNKAMSHLWLTTEGVFGVALGVSTSFVFLFVLFGAMLERAGAGAYFIKVAFSLLGHMKGGPAKAAVVASGLSGLVSGSSIANVVTTGTFTIPLMKRVGFPGTKAGAVEVAASTNGQLTPPIMGAAAFLMVEYVGISYVEVIKAAILPALISYIALIYIVHLEACKAGMTGLPRRHNPTLIASLLSFTGTILGLCVISAAVYYGIGWTKDVFGDAATPIVTVALLLSYIGLVSVSARYAKEGAIEIDAELTEVPDPGPTIKSGLHYLLPIVVLVWCLTVERFSPGLSAFWATVFMIFILITQRPLMAVLSKQGAIAEQTKEGFIDLLESLVSGARNMIGIGVATAAAGTVVGVVTLTGIGLVMTDFVEFISGGNIILMLLFTAVISLILGMGLPTTANYIVVSTLMAPVIVTLGAQSGLIIPLIAVHLFVFYFGILADDTPPVGLAAFAAAAIAKSDPIRTGIQGFTYDIRTAILPFMFIFNTQLLLMGIDSWWHLLLTIISSVIAMLIFSAATQGWWFTKNKWWETVLLLVLTFTFFRPGFWWDQIYPAKVLHPGTEIAQITEQLPVGQDIELLVAGENLEGDFISKTVRLPFDDSAKSAEDRIASMGLMLNNANGRMLVDMVEFGSPAEAAGVDFDWEIRSVVVDADRPMKEWVFVPALLLLIGLGMNQQRRARKEQLSA, encoded by the coding sequence ATGTCGAAGACAACATCTCCGTCTCAAGATGTGCAAGAAATGGTAGCTCAAGCCGATACCGGTGCCCGTGCTCCACTGGGGATCCCAGGACGTATCTTATGGTTTGTGCCGCTATGTTGGTCACTGTTCCAACTTTGGTACGCATCCCCTCTGCCGTTCATTTTTGACTTTGGCGTACTCAACGATACGGAAGCACGCTCAATACATTTGATGTTTGCCGTGTTCTTGGCGTTTACAGCCTACCCCGCTCTCAAGAGCTCTCCTCGTGATAAAATTCCCGCTTTGGACTGGTTATTAGCCTTAGCAGGTAGCTTCTCCGCTGCGTATATCTATATCTTCTACACTGAGCTGGCTGGTCGTTCCGGCGCTCCCACAACATTAGATATTGTTGTTGCTGTGACTGGTATGGTATTACTCCTCGAAGCAACTCGTCGTGCACTAGGTCCACCATTGATGGTCGTAGCAGCCGTATTCTTACTGTATACGTTTGGCGGCCCATACATGCCAGACGTGATTGCTCACAAAGGGGCCAGCCTGAACAAAGCGATGTCTCACCTGTGGTTAACGACCGAAGGTGTGTTTGGTGTTGCTCTGGGAGTATCAACCTCATTCGTTTTCCTATTTGTACTCTTTGGCGCAATGTTAGAACGTGCAGGTGCTGGCGCTTATTTCATTAAAGTCGCTTTCTCTTTACTCGGTCATATGAAAGGCGGTCCAGCAAAAGCAGCAGTTGTCGCTTCAGGCCTTTCAGGCTTAGTTTCTGGCTCTTCTATTGCCAACGTCGTAACGACGGGGACTTTTACTATCCCATTGATGAAGCGTGTTGGCTTCCCAGGAACGAAAGCCGGTGCGGTAGAAGTCGCCGCTTCAACCAATGGTCAGCTAACACCACCAATCATGGGTGCTGCGGCGTTCCTTATGGTCGAGTACGTTGGAATCTCTTACGTCGAAGTCATCAAAGCGGCGATCCTTCCTGCTCTGATTTCTTACATCGCACTGATTTACATCGTTCACCTAGAAGCCTGTAAAGCAGGCATGACTGGTCTTCCGCGTCGTCACAATCCTACACTAATCGCAAGCTTGCTATCATTCACTGGCACCATTCTCGGCTTGTGTGTCATTAGTGCCGCGGTGTACTACGGTATTGGTTGGACGAAAGACGTCTTCGGTGATGCCGCCACCCCTATCGTCACCGTGGCATTGCTGCTCTCTTACATCGGTCTGGTCAGCGTCTCGGCTAGATACGCCAAAGAAGGCGCCATTGAGATTGATGCTGAGCTCACTGAAGTACCAGATCCGGGTCCAACGATAAAATCTGGCTTGCACTACCTACTTCCAATCGTGGTACTTGTGTGGTGTCTGACAGTTGAACGTTTCTCTCCAGGTCTATCAGCCTTTTGGGCAACGGTATTCATGATCTTTATCCTGATTACTCAACGTCCTCTCATGGCCGTACTGTCTAAGCAAGGTGCTATTGCCGAACAGACCAAAGAAGGCTTTATCGACTTGCTTGAGAGTTTAGTGTCTGGTGCTCGTAACATGATTGGTATCGGTGTTGCTACCGCTGCAGCGGGCACAGTTGTCGGGGTAGTCACTCTGACAGGTATCGGTCTCGTGATGACGGATTTCGTTGAATTCATTTCCGGCGGTAACATTATCCTGATGCTTCTGTTTACCGCAGTGATCAGTCTGATCCTCGGTATGGGCCTACCGACGACCGCAAACTACATCGTGGTATCGACCTTGATGGCACCAGTTATTGTTACCCTTGGTGCACAAAGCGGTTTGATCATCCCACTGATTGCCGTTCACTTGTTTGTGTTCTATTTCGGCATCCTTGCGGATGATACACCTCCAGTTGGTTTGGCTGCCTTCGCAGCGGCGGCTATCGCGAAATCAGATCCCATTCGCACGGGTATTCAAGGCTTCACCTACGATATTCGTACTGCAATCTTGCCATTTATGTTCATCTTCAACACTCAACTTCTTTTGATGGGTATTGATAGTTGGTGGCATTTGTTGCTCACGATCATATCTTCCGTCATCGCAATGCTGATATTCTCTGCTGCGACGCAAGGCTGGTGGTTTACTAAGAACAAGTGGTGGGAAACCGTCCTACTCTTGGTTCTGACCTTTACTTTCTTCCGCCCTGGCTTCTGGTGGGATCAAATTTATCCAGCCAAAGTACTTCACCCAGGTACAGAGATCGCGCAAATCACTGAACAGCTGCCTGTTGGTCAGGACATTGAGCTTCTCGTTGCCGGTGAAAATCTTGAAGGTGATTTCATCTCGAAAACAGTTCGTCTGCCATTCGATGACAGTGCGAAATCAGCGGAGGATCGTATTGCGTCGATGGGGCTAATGCTCAATAACGCCAACGGCCGTATGTTAGTCGACATGGTCGAATTTGGCAGCCCTGCAGAAGCTGCTGGTGTTGATTTCGACTGGGAAATTCGCTCTGTTGTCGTTGACGCCGATCGACCAATGAAAGAGTGGGTTTTCGTACCAGCACTGCTACTCCTTATTGGCTTGGGCATGAACCAGCAGAGACGAGCTCGAAAGGAACAATTGAGCGCGTAA
- a CDS encoding universal stress protein, translated as MYKQILVPVDLNDKGFSDKALELAVWHAKYSKAQVHLLNVLPGIHMSMVATYFPKDAATKMKNDVENQLKQFAVQHIPEEVVYKTHVAEGKAYATILDYAEKLGADLIVMPSHKRSKLDKVVLGSVASKVVQNSPINILVVKPHG; from the coding sequence ATGTATAAGCAAATTCTTGTTCCTGTCGATCTGAACGACAAAGGTTTTTCTGATAAAGCACTTGAACTGGCTGTCTGGCATGCCAAGTACTCCAAGGCTCAAGTTCATCTTCTGAACGTATTACCAGGCATTCACATGTCTATGGTTGCGACCTATTTTCCAAAGGATGCCGCAACAAAAATGAAAAATGACGTTGAAAACCAGCTGAAACAGTTCGCAGTCCAGCATATTCCAGAAGAAGTCGTTTATAAAACACATGTAGCTGAAGGCAAAGCGTACGCCACGATTCTCGACTACGCGGAAAAGCTCGGTGCAGACCTGATTGTGATGCCAAGCCATAAGCGTTCTAAACTGGATAAGGTAGTATTAGGTTCCGTCGCCAGTAAAGTGGTTCAGAACTCCCCTATCAATATTTTGGTGGTCAAACCGCACGGCTAA
- a CDS encoding DUF2061 domain-containing protein: protein MKKTLTFAALHFTIAFTVAYLLTGDILIGSLIAMIEPMVNTVAFYFHEQVWHTSPRLKKHQSATTLKTTSFAVVHFSVAFSVAYLLTGSWLVGGVMATIEPSINTLAYYFHERVWQHRQTSLFSQHIARA, encoded by the coding sequence ATGAAAAAGACACTCACTTTTGCCGCTCTTCATTTCACTATCGCGTTCACTGTCGCATATCTATTGACGGGGGATATCTTGATCGGCAGTTTAATTGCCATGATCGAGCCTATGGTGAATACTGTTGCGTTTTATTTTCATGAACAAGTCTGGCACACCTCACCTCGCTTAAAAAAACATCAGAGTGCTACCACACTGAAGACCACCAGCTTTGCTGTTGTACACTTCAGCGTTGCCTTCAGTGTGGCTTATCTTTTAACAGGGAGCTGGTTAGTCGGAGGAGTCATGGCAACGATAGAACCAAGTATTAATACGCTTGCCTATTACTTCCATGAGCGAGTCTGGCAGCACAGACAAACTTCTCTGTTTTCACAGCACATAGCCCGCGCTTGA
- a CDS encoding glycosyl hydrolase 2 galactose-binding domain-containing protein: protein MQLSLAGLWQISPLTNFSIPQDDITFPAPLSAKLPDLLSEAAIAEQEWHLMHDIEVDEAMLAFPAVDLVLGGVDYHAEVRLNGVALFDCDGSQAEYKKDIRPYMQLGRNRFEILFLEEEEGLLFEEDSLELCPLGAQTYQKFDSRMGIWKEPYLQFIRHVRLEHVVTEQIWHHGGGCEFMVDLHYKTYASGLVSASVKFNGMTYHIPIDVRNDHVSALFQVEAPIYFNASQPDPEELYQLEVMLDGQCQKFNIGLSEDLCVTHFPI from the coding sequence ATGCAGCTATCACTCGCAGGTTTATGGCAAATTTCGCCGTTAACAAATTTCTCGATTCCTCAGGATGACATCACTTTTCCCGCTCCATTAAGCGCTAAACTCCCAGACCTTCTTTCGGAAGCTGCCATTGCAGAGCAGGAGTGGCACTTGATGCATGATATTGAAGTTGATGAGGCGATGCTGGCGTTCCCTGCCGTTGACTTGGTGCTCGGTGGCGTAGATTACCATGCTGAAGTTCGACTCAATGGTGTCGCGCTGTTTGATTGTGATGGCTCGCAAGCAGAATATAAGAAAGATATTCGACCTTATATGCAGCTTGGTCGGAATCGGTTTGAGATATTATTTCTCGAAGAGGAAGAGGGGCTGTTATTTGAGGAAGACAGTTTAGAACTTTGCCCCTTAGGGGCACAAACCTACCAGAAGTTTGACTCTCGAATGGGGATTTGGAAAGAGCCTTATTTACAGTTTATTCGCCATGTACGGCTCGAGCATGTTGTGACTGAGCAGATATGGCACCATGGGGGAGGCTGTGAATTTATGGTAGATCTGCACTACAAAACTTATGCGTCTGGGTTGGTTTCTGCATCCGTGAAATTTAATGGTATGACGTATCATATCCCCATTGATGTGAGAAATGATCATGTCAGCGCCTTATTTCAGGTAGAAGCTCCGATTTATTTCAACGCAAGCCAACCTGATCCCGAAGAGCTTTATCAATTGGAAGTGATGCTCGATGGCCAATGTCAAAAATTTAATATTGGCCTGAGTGAAGACCTCTGCGTGACGCATTTTCCAATTTAG
- the rraB gene encoding ribonuclease E inhibitor RraB: MSHEDEYLSVEELIEIQKEETRDIIQALREDGSDPDALYEIEHHLFAEDFDTLEKAVVEAFKMGFEVLEAEETEDEDGNKLLCCDATMESALDAEAIDAQVEKLIHLAEKYDIIYDGWGTYYEGEDALYPEEDGDDE; the protein is encoded by the coding sequence ATGTCTCATGAAGACGAATATCTATCTGTTGAAGAATTAATTGAGATTCAAAAGGAAGAGACTCGCGATATCATTCAAGCCTTGCGTGAAGATGGTAGTGATCCAGATGCATTGTATGAAATTGAGCACCACCTGTTTGCTGAAGACTTCGATACACTGGAAAAAGCCGTGGTAGAGGCATTCAAGATGGGCTTTGAAGTATTAGAAGCTGAAGAAACAGAAGATGAAGACGGTAATAAATTGTTGTGCTGCGACGCAACGATGGAATCGGCACTTGATGCTGAGGCGATTGATGCTCAAGTAGAGAAGCTGATTCACCTTGCTGAGAAATACGACATCATCTATGACGGGTGGGGCACTTACTATGAAGGTGAAGATGCCTTATACCCTGAAGAAGACGGAGATGACGAGTAA
- the arcA gene encoding arginine deiminase: protein MSKLYVGSEVGQLRRVLLARPERALTHLTPSNCHELLFDDVLAVEAAGEEHDQFAQTLTNQGVEVLLLHDLLVETLAVKEAKEWLLDTQISDFRYGPTFARDLRHYLSDMDNEHLATVLLGGLAYSELPIQSSSMLPRMHRPLDFVIEPLPNHLFTRDTSCWVYGGVSLNPMMKPARQRETNHLRAIYRWHPVFAGQDFIKYFGDEDLHYDNANIEGGDVLVIGKGAVLVGMSERTTAQGVENLAANLFKNGQAKEVIAIDLPKHRSCMHLDTVMTHMDVDTFSVYPEIMRKDLDTWRLTPKGDNEMKVEQVPSYTHAIEEALGVDYLKIITTGGDNYEAEREQWNDANNVLTVKPGVVIGYERNVYTNEKYDKAGIEVLTIPGNELGRGRGGARCMSCPIERDDI, encoded by the coding sequence ATGAGTAAGTTGTACGTAGGCTCAGAAGTAGGCCAGTTAAGACGTGTATTGTTAGCTCGACCAGAACGAGCACTAACCCACCTTACCCCTTCAAACTGCCATGAGCTACTGTTTGACGATGTTCTTGCTGTCGAAGCTGCAGGTGAAGAACATGATCAGTTTGCACAAACGCTGACAAATCAAGGTGTCGAAGTTCTGCTTCTTCACGATCTATTAGTCGAAACTTTGGCTGTAAAAGAAGCTAAAGAGTGGCTGCTTGATACGCAAATTTCTGATTTCCGTTATGGTCCGACATTCGCTCGTGATCTTCGCCATTATCTGTCTGATATGGATAATGAGCACCTAGCAACTGTGTTACTCGGCGGTTTAGCATATTCGGAATTACCAATCCAATCCTCTTCGATGCTACCAAGAATGCATCGACCGCTAGACTTTGTGATTGAACCTCTGCCCAATCATCTTTTCACCCGAGACACTTCATGTTGGGTCTACGGCGGTGTGTCACTCAATCCTATGATGAAACCCGCTCGTCAGCGTGAAACCAACCACTTACGTGCCATTTATCGCTGGCACCCAGTCTTTGCAGGGCAAGACTTCATCAAATACTTTGGTGATGAAGATCTACACTATGACAATGCCAATATCGAAGGTGGAGACGTACTGGTTATCGGTAAAGGTGCAGTCCTAGTGGGAATGTCTGAGCGTACTACAGCGCAAGGTGTAGAAAACCTCGCAGCCAACCTGTTCAAAAACGGTCAGGCGAAAGAAGTTATTGCCATTGACCTGCCCAAGCACCGTTCATGCATGCACTTAGATACCGTCATGACGCACATGGATGTGGACACTTTCTCGGTTTATCCAGAGATCATGCGTAAAGATTTGGATACTTGGCGTCTGACGCCGAAAGGTGACAATGAGATGAAGGTAGAACAGGTACCTAGCTATACGCATGCTATCGAAGAAGCGCTGGGGGTTGATTACCTAAAGATCATCACAACTGGCGGTGACAACTACGAAGCTGAGCGAGAGCAGTGGAACGATGCGAATAACGTCTTGACGGTTAAGCCTGGCGTGGTTATCGGTTATGAGCGTAACGTTTACACCAACGAGAAGTACGACAAAGCAGGTATCGAAGTCCTGACCATTCCGGGTAATGAACTTGGCCGCGGTCGCGGTGGTGCTCGTTGTATGAGCTGTCCGATTGAGCGTGACGATATTTAG
- a CDS encoding pyridoxal-phosphate-dependent aminotransferase family protein, with amino-acid sequence MTIQSFIPPHRILMGPGPSDISPQVLQALSRPTVGHLDPLFIKMMDELKQLLKYAFQTENEFTIAVSAPGSAGMETCFVNLIEPGEKVIVCRNGVFGERMRENVVRAGGVAVVVDDEWGTPVSVDKVEQALKENPDAKILSFVHAETSTGACSDAEALGKLAKAHGVLTIVDAVTSLGGVPLKVDEWQLDAVYSGSQKCLSCVPGLSPVTFSPLAIEKIQARKTPVQSWFLDQSLVLGYWSGEGKRSYHHTAPVNSLYALHESLLILKNEGLENAWQRHSDMHEKLKLGLEKLGFEFVVAAESRLPQLNAVYIPQGVDDAGVRNHLLENYNLEIGAGLGALAGKAWRIGIMGYGARAENVALCLRALEESLTQ; translated from the coding sequence ATGACTATTCAAAGCTTTATCCCCCCTCATCGTATTCTTATGGGCCCAGGCCCTTCGGATATTTCTCCTCAAGTTCTACAGGCTTTGAGTCGTCCAACAGTGGGCCACCTTGACCCGCTATTTATCAAGATGATGGATGAGTTAAAACAGCTACTTAAGTACGCCTTTCAGACTGAAAATGAATTCACTATTGCGGTTTCTGCACCGGGCAGTGCAGGTATGGAAACCTGTTTTGTTAACCTGATTGAACCGGGTGAGAAGGTAATCGTTTGTCGCAATGGCGTATTTGGCGAGCGTATGCGCGAAAATGTAGTTCGAGCGGGCGGTGTTGCTGTGGTGGTTGATGATGAGTGGGGCACTCCTGTCTCGGTCGATAAAGTTGAGCAAGCACTGAAAGAGAATCCAGATGCGAAGATCCTGTCATTCGTTCACGCAGAAACATCGACAGGCGCATGCAGCGATGCTGAAGCACTAGGTAAACTTGCAAAAGCGCACGGTGTGCTAACAATAGTTGATGCCGTGACTTCTTTAGGTGGTGTACCACTGAAAGTTGATGAATGGCAGCTAGATGCGGTGTATTCAGGCAGCCAGAAATGTCTATCTTGTGTCCCTGGCTTATCACCAGTGACCTTTTCTCCTCTTGCCATTGAAAAGATTCAGGCACGTAAAACTCCTGTCCAGAGTTGGTTCTTAGATCAGAGTTTAGTGCTGGGCTATTGGAGTGGGGAAGGCAAGCGTAGTTACCATCATACAGCGCCAGTAAATAGCCTGTATGCGCTGCATGAATCTCTATTAATCCTTAAGAATGAAGGATTAGAGAATGCTTGGCAGCGTCATAGTGATATGCATGAAAAGCTGAAGTTGGGCCTCGAAAAGTTAGGTTTTGAGTTCGTTGTGGCAGCAGAATCACGTTTGCCTCAGCTCAATGCGGTCTACATTCCTCAAGGCGTCGATGATGCAGGGGTTCGCAACCATTTACTGGAAAACTACAATCTCGAAATTGGTGCAGGTTTGGGGGCATTAGCGGGTAAGGCATGGCGTATCGGTATTATGGGCTACGGTGCCCGAGCTGAAAATGTTGCACTCTGTTTGAGAGCGCTGGAAGAGTCATTAACGCAGTAA
- the lysC gene encoding lysine-sensitive aspartokinase 3 yields MGNFNVAKFGGTSVANFEAMSRCAAIIEQNPNTKLVVSSACSGVTNLLVELANGVQDQTERSAILTKLASIHDAVLNQLEDATQAASEVYSILDTVTSLAEAASIQSSTKLTDHLVACGELMSTHLLAQLMRERGINAVRFDIRDVLRTDDNFGKAEPELATIRQQAQALLIPLCQQQVVVTQGFIGADADGNTTTLGRGGSDYSAALIAEAVEAQGLEIWTDVPGIYTTDPRIAPKASPISEISFSEASEMANFGAKILHPSTLIPALRHDIPVFVGSSKQPEKGGTWIRHQVESSPLFRALALRCNQTMVTLRSAQMFHAYGFLAKVFEILAKHKISVDLITTSEISVSLTLDQTDTSGGAPQLPEAARLELEELCTVEVEHNLCLVALIGNNMSESKGYAKQVFGTLEEFNMRMICYGASPHNLCFLVDESDAKLAIQKLHTELFEK; encoded by the coding sequence GTGGGCAATTTTAACGTTGCTAAATTTGGTGGAACCAGTGTCGCTAACTTTGAAGCCATGAGTCGCTGTGCTGCGATCATTGAGCAAAACCCAAACACAAAGTTAGTCGTCAGCAGTGCCTGTTCAGGCGTGACAAACTTATTAGTCGAACTCGCGAATGGAGTTCAAGATCAGACAGAGCGCAGTGCGATTCTAACCAAACTCGCCAGTATTCATGATGCGGTACTCAATCAACTAGAAGATGCAACTCAAGCAGCCAGCGAGGTCTACTCTATTCTAGATACCGTCACAAGTTTGGCAGAAGCTGCTTCGATTCAGTCAAGTACTAAGCTGACGGATCACCTTGTCGCCTGTGGTGAACTGATGTCTACACACCTGTTGGCCCAGTTAATGAGGGAACGTGGTATCAATGCGGTACGCTTTGATATTCGTGACGTACTACGCACAGATGATAATTTTGGTAAAGCAGAACCGGAACTGGCCACTATTCGTCAACAAGCGCAAGCATTGCTTATCCCGTTATGCCAACAACAGGTTGTGGTAACTCAAGGCTTTATCGGTGCCGATGCAGATGGCAATACCACGACACTCGGTCGAGGTGGCAGCGATTACAGTGCCGCACTTATTGCCGAAGCGGTTGAAGCGCAGGGGCTGGAGATTTGGACCGATGTACCGGGCATTTATACCACTGACCCACGTATTGCCCCAAAAGCATCACCTATCTCTGAGATCAGCTTCAGTGAAGCCTCTGAAATGGCCAATTTTGGCGCCAAGATCCTTCACCCTTCGACGCTAATTCCTGCTCTTCGCCATGATATTCCAGTCTTTGTCGGTTCATCAAAGCAACCCGAAAAAGGCGGCACGTGGATTCGCCATCAAGTCGAGAGCTCACCTCTCTTCCGTGCTCTGGCTTTACGATGTAACCAGACCATGGTGACGCTGCGCAGCGCGCAGATGTTCCATGCTTACGGCTTCCTGGCCAAAGTATTTGAAATTCTGGCGAAGCACAAGATTTCGGTAGATTTGATTACCACTTCAGAGATCAGTGTCAGTCTAACGCTTGACCAAACCGACACATCTGGTGGTGCTCCTCAGTTACCTGAAGCTGCACGTCTTGAGCTGGAAGAGCTGTGTACGGTTGAAGTAGAACATAACCTGTGTCTGGTCGCGCTGATTGGCAACAATATGAGTGAGAGCAAAGGTTATGCAAAACAAGTATTTGGAACATTAGAAGAGTTTAACATGAGAATGATCTGCTATGGCGCAAGCCCTCACAACCTGTGTTTCTTAGTTGATGAGTCAGACGCAAAGCTAGCGATTCAGAAGCTGCACACTGAATTGTTTGAGAAGTAA
- the pmbA gene encoding metalloprotease PmbA: MDVRQQVAQQRVELEAAVAKALEMAAEKSDGAEVAITKTTGLSVSTRMCEVENVEFNSDGALGITVYRGQRKGSASTSDLSEKAIQQTVMAALDIAHYTSEDPCAGPAPKELMVQDIPDLDLFHPDTPDPDHAAEIAIAAEQKALSFSDKIKQSDGASYDSHYGLKVYGNSHGLLASYASSRHSTSCCVIGQGESGVMERDYSYTVARHKDDLWTPESVGLKAAEKTISRLDAQKLKTGKYPVMFAADVATGLLGHLVMAISGGNLYRKSSFLLDHLGQQVLPDWFNISEKPHVLRGLASSPFDSEGVTTQDREIITDGVLATYLLTSYAARKMDMAPTGHAGGIHNWFVQSTGQDFEQMLKELGTGFLVTEVMGQGVNIVTGDYSRGAAGFWVENGQIQYPVSEVTIASNLKDMFNQIVAVGNDVETRSQIQTGSILIESMKVAGE; the protein is encoded by the coding sequence ATGGACGTAAGACAGCAAGTCGCTCAGCAACGTGTTGAGCTTGAGGCCGCCGTTGCGAAAGCACTGGAAATGGCCGCGGAAAAATCTGATGGCGCTGAAGTCGCGATCACCAAGACGACAGGCCTGAGTGTATCGACACGTATGTGCGAAGTCGAAAATGTTGAATTTAACAGCGATGGCGCGCTAGGCATTACCGTTTACCGAGGTCAGCGCAAAGGCAGTGCGTCTACCTCCGATCTCAGTGAAAAAGCCATTCAACAAACGGTGATGGCTGCATTGGATATTGCTCACTACACTTCTGAAGACCCATGCGCAGGCCCTGCTCCTAAAGAGTTGATGGTGCAAGATATTCCAGATCTTGACTTGTTTCACCCTGATACGCCTGACCCCGATCATGCTGCAGAGATTGCGATTGCTGCTGAGCAAAAAGCGTTATCCTTCAGTGACAAAATCAAACAAAGCGATGGCGCCAGCTACGACAGCCACTATGGCTTGAAGGTCTATGGCAACAGCCACGGTTTGCTTGCTAGCTATGCCTCCAGCCGACACAGTACCAGCTGTTGTGTTATTGGGCAGGGTGAAAGTGGCGTAATGGAGCGTGACTACAGCTATACAGTAGCACGCCATAAAGATGACCTTTGGACACCTGAGTCAGTCGGCTTGAAAGCGGCGGAGAAAACCATCAGTCGTCTTGATGCGCAAAAGCTCAAGACAGGCAAATACCCTGTGATGTTCGCAGCCGATGTAGCAACGGGTTTACTTGGACACCTGGTGATGGCAATCAGTGGCGGTAACCTGTATCGCAAGTCGTCATTCTTACTTGATCATCTCGGTCAGCAGGTACTGCCAGACTGGTTTAATATTTCTGAAAAACCTCATGTTCTACGCGGTTTAGCGTCGAGCCCATTTGATAGCGAAGGTGTTACAACCCAAGATCGTGAAATCATTACCGACGGTGTGCTCGCGACATACCTATTAACCAGCTATGCCGCGCGTAAAATGGATATGGCGCCAACGGGTCACGCTGGTGGTATTCATAACTGGTTCGTTCAATCGACGGGGCAAGACTTTGAGCAGATGCTTAAAGAACTGGGAACGGGCTTCCTTGTCACCGAAGTGATGGGGCAGGGCGTGAATATCGTCACCGGTGATTACTCACGAGGAGCGGCAGGCTTCTGGGTAGAGAATGGTCAAATCCAATATCCTGTTTCTGAAGTGACAATCGCCAGCAACCTGAAAGATATGTTTAATCAGATTGTCGCGGTTGGTAATGATGTTGAAACCCGCTCACAAATCCAGACGGGTTCGATTCTGATTGAGTCGATGAAAGTGGCGGGTGAGTAA
- the yjgA gene encoding ribosome biogenesis factor YjgA has protein sequence MARKNQKAPWEEEEEIIWVSKTEMKRDMEELQKLGEELASLKPSVLEKFPLSEDLAEAIKDAQRFKNEARRRQLQYIGKLMRFEDPEPLQAALDKVRNKHSQATAALHKLEQLRDRIVEQGDEAIADVMELYPQADRQRLRQLARQAAKEKKAGKPAKAFREIFQVLKELNDEEL, from the coding sequence ATGGCCAGAAAAAATCAAAAAGCGCCATGGGAAGAAGAAGAGGAAATCATTTGGGTAAGTAAAACCGAAATGAAACGTGACATGGAAGAGTTACAAAAACTGGGTGAGGAACTCGCCAGTCTTAAACCTTCGGTGTTAGAAAAATTCCCGTTAAGTGAAGATCTTGCAGAAGCAATTAAAGACGCACAACGCTTTAAAAATGAAGCGCGTCGTCGTCAGTTGCAATATATTGGCAAGCTGATGCGCTTCGAAGATCCAGAGCCGCTTCAAGCTGCGCTGGACAAGGTACGTAATAAACACTCACAAGCAACCGCTGCACTACACAAGCTAGAACAGTTGCGTGACCGAATCGTTGAACAAGGCGATGAGGCGATTGCAGACGTGATGGAGCTATACCCACAAGCGGATCGCCAGCGTTTACGTCAGTTAGCTCGTCAGGCAGCGAAAGAAAAGAAAGCCGGTAAACCTGCTAAAGCATTTCGCGAAATCTTCCAAGTGCTAAAAGAGCTTAACGACGAAGAACTTTAA